In Silene latifolia isolate original U9 population chromosome X, ASM4854445v1, whole genome shotgun sequence, the following proteins share a genomic window:
- the LOC141623233 gene encoding polyadenylate-binding protein 2-like gives MDEEEHEVYGGDIPVEGDLDADVDVDMSAADDDPAVKELDEMKKRLKEMEEEAAALREMQAKVEKEMGAVQDPASAADLANKEEVDARSVFVGNVDYACTPEEVQQHFQSCGIVNRVTILTDKFGQPKGFAYVEFVEQEAVQQALLLNESELHGRQLKVSPKRTNVPGLKQFRGRRFNPYMPFRPRRPFPSPYFNPYGYGKAPRFRRPNRYMPYY, from the exons ATGGATGAAGAAGAACACGAGGTTTACGGCGGTGATATCCCCGTCGAAGGTGACCTTGACGCCGACGTCGACGTCGACATGTCCGCTGCTGACGATGATCCCGCCGTCAAG GAGTTGGATGAGATGAAGAAGAGATTGAAAGAGATGGAGGAAGAAGCTGCTGCTCTTCGTGAGATGCAAGCTAAAGTTGAGAAGGAGATGGGCGCTGTTCAAG ACCCAGCTAGCGCTGCTGACTTGGCAAATAAAGAAGAGGTTGATGCACGCTCCGTTTTTGTAGGCAAT GTTGATTATGCATGCACCCCGGAAGAAGTCCAGCAACATTTTCAGTCTTGCGGAATTGTGAATAGAGTGACAATTTTGACAGACAAGTTTGGGCAGCCAAAGGGTTTTGCATACGTAGAGTTTGTCGAACAAGAGGCTGTGCAACAGGCTCTCCTCCTTAATGAATCGGAATTGCATGGCCGTCAATTGAAG GTCTCGCCGAAAAGGACAAATGTGCCTGGCTTGAAACAGTTCAGGGGAAGGCGCTTTAATCCTTATATGCCTTTCCGTCCCCGCAGACCTTTTCCTTCACCATACTTTAATCCTTATGGCTATGG GAAggctcctaggttcagaaggccAAACCGTTACATGCCCTATTACTAG